One region of Erwinia tracheiphila genomic DNA includes:
- a CDS encoding sensor histidine kinase: MYNVDLVLLLLQQMCVFLVIAWLMSKTRLLTPLMQITVRLPHKLLCYVTFSVFCILGTFLSLHIEDSLANTRAIGAAIGGLLGGPLTGGLIGLTGGLHRYTLGGMTAISCMISTLAEGVIGGLLQRWLINTGRSDKVLSPLTAGCVTLLTELVQMAIILLIARPFQDALHLVKNIALPMVVTNSLGAAMFMRILLDKRAMFEKYTPAFSAVALKVAASTEGILRMGFNEENSHKVAQILYSELKTGAVAITDREKLLAFTGIGNDHHLPGEQIASSWTLRAIQTGEVVYTDGNETPYRCSIHPACKLSSTLVIPLHGENQRVIGTIKLYEAKHRLFSSINRALGEGIARLLSAQILAGNYEQQKALLAQAEIQLLHARVNPHFLFNALNTLLAVIRRDQQQAGQLVQYLSTFFRKNLKRPSQIVTLTDETEHVDAYLNIEKARFQTSLTVRLDIPSTLSHFQLPAFSLQPIVENAIKHGTSQLSGQGEILIKAFKEAEHLILTIEDNAGLYQQQHHPEGMGMALVDKRLRAHFGAGYGITIHCEPDHFTRISLQLPLEKRC; encoded by the coding sequence ATGTATAACGTCGATCTGGTTTTGTTGTTGCTACAACAGATGTGCGTTTTTTTAGTTATTGCATGGCTGATGAGCAAAACCCGGCTATTAACGCCATTGATGCAAATTACCGTTCGCCTGCCACATAAATTACTTTGCTATGTCACTTTCTCCGTTTTTTGCATTTTGGGTACCTTTCTCAGCCTACATATTGAGGACTCACTGGCTAATACCCGCGCGATTGGGGCAGCCATTGGCGGGCTTCTCGGTGGTCCGCTGACAGGAGGGCTGATTGGTTTAACGGGTGGATTGCATCGCTATACATTAGGAGGCATGACGGCGATAAGTTGTATGATTTCAACCCTCGCTGAAGGGGTAATAGGTGGTCTGTTACAGCGCTGGCTTATCAATACCGGGCGCAGCGATAAGGTGTTAAGTCCGCTAACCGCAGGGTGCGTTACTCTTCTGACTGAACTGGTTCAAATGGCGATTATTTTATTGATTGCCAGACCCTTCCAGGATGCGTTGCACCTGGTAAAAAACATCGCATTACCGATGGTCGTGACCAACTCATTGGGCGCCGCCATGTTTATGCGTATCCTTTTAGATAAGCGCGCCATGTTTGAGAAATATACACCCGCCTTTTCCGCCGTGGCACTCAAAGTTGCGGCTTCCACAGAAGGCATTCTTCGCATGGGATTTAACGAAGAGAACAGCCACAAAGTGGCGCAGATACTTTATTCAGAACTGAAAACCGGAGCTGTCGCCATAACCGATCGCGAAAAATTGTTGGCGTTTACCGGCATTGGCAATGACCATCACCTGCCCGGTGAACAGATTGCCTCATCCTGGACCTTACGGGCTATTCAAACAGGCGAAGTGGTCTATACCGATGGCAATGAAACACCTTATCGGTGCTCCATTCATCCTGCCTGCAAACTTAGCTCGACGCTGGTTATCCCGCTACACGGCGAGAATCAGCGGGTTATTGGCACGATAAAACTCTACGAAGCGAAACATCGCCTGTTCAGCTCCATTAACCGTGCTCTGGGGGAAGGCATTGCCCGGCTACTTTCCGCGCAAATTCTGGCAGGAAACTATGAGCAGCAAAAGGCGCTGCTGGCACAGGCAGAAATCCAGCTTCTGCATGCGCGGGTCAACCCTCATTTTCTTTTCAACGCGCTGAATACCCTGCTGGCCGTGATCCGCCGTGACCAACAGCAAGCCGGACAGCTGGTGCAGTATCTTTCCACGTTCTTTCGTAAAAACCTGAAGCGTCCTTCACAAATTGTTACGCTGACCGACGAAACAGAACATGTGGATGCCTACCTGAATATTGAAAAAGCACGCTTTCAAACATCATTAACCGTGCGACTGGATATTCCCTCCACTTTGTCTCATTTCCAGCTTCCAGCATTCAGTTTGCAACCCATTGTAGAAAACGCTATCAAACACGGCACATCTCAGCTTTCTGGTCAGGGAGAGATCCTGATCAAGGCCTTTAAAGAAGCAGAACATCTGATTTTAACCATCGAAGACAATGCCGGTCTGTATCAACAACAACACCATCCTGAAGGAATGGGAATGGCGCTGGTGGATAAACGTTTACGAGCACATTTTGGCGCTGGCTACGGCATTACTATCCACTGTGAACCCGACCACTTTACCCGTATCAGCCTGCAACTGCCATTGGAGAAAAGATGTTGA